The following proteins are encoded in a genomic region of Ornithodoros turicata isolate Travis chromosome 6, ASM3712646v1, whole genome shotgun sequence:
- the LOC135399250 gene encoding inhibitor of growth protein 3-like isoform X1: MLYLEDYLEMIEHLPQELRDRFTEMREMDLQVQNAMDSLDERVKQFFANVKKMKPEQREQDFDKIRQDYYKALEDADEKVQIANQIYDLVDRYLRRLDQELQKFKMELEADNAGITEILERLAGLHRSLVAGSLELDKPPPATNNVKSEKRKYTSSGLSSSSLPPEKRQATDRPILEGSLGGTGGISGARGALAASLGASQASPAVAVQPLAAAVSPAPVSQVASERLLVPSPALGYSLGSGSNAIAAAASQAIAATQQMQQGRRTASLKASYEAINASLQSLTSREFTMGSKDIGSLTSLTPPPPTLAQTPPAHSPAPETKRSSKKQSSRTSHQAAVVAMEQPVVADDSGDSSLLDEGGASGLDWNCDPNEPRYCICNQVSYGDMVACDNDDCPFEWFHYPCVGISQPPKGKWFCPQCTSSMKRRGRKER, from the exons ATGTTGTACTTGGAAGATTACCTGGAGa TGATCGAACATCTTCCACAAGAACTTCGTGACCGATTTACAGAGATGAGAGAAATGGATCTACAAGTTCAAA ATGCTATGGACAGCCTGGACGAACGTGTCAAACAGTTCTTTGCCAACGTCAAGAAAATGAAACCCGAACAGAGGGAGCAAGATTTTGACAAGATAAGACAG gACTACTACAAGGCGCTAGAAGATGCGGACGAAAAAGTACAAATAGCCAACCAGATCTACGATCTG GTGGACAGATACTTAAGGCGGTTAGACCAAGAACTGCAGAAATTCAAAATGGAACTGGAAGCGGACAATGCGGGCATTACGGAAATTTTAGAAAGGC TTGCAGGATTGCACCGTTCACTCGTTGCAGGCTCCTTGGAGCTCGACAAGCCGCCACCTGCCACCAACAACGTCAAGTCTGAGA AACGGAAGTACACGTCATCAGGTTTGAGCAGTTCATCGCTACCTCCAGAAAAGAGGCAAGCAACGGACAGACCAATCCTAGAAGGTTCCTTGGGTGGCACGGGGGGAATATCAGGGGCCAGGGGTGCACTGGCAGCGTCACTGGGGGCATCTCAAGCCAGTCCAGCTGTCGCGGTGCAGCCGCTGGCAGCTGCAGTGTCACCCGCTCCCGTTTCCCAGGTGGCATCAGAGAGGCTTCTGGTTCCTTCTCCCGCTCTTGGCTACAGCTTGGGATCAGGCAGCAACGCAATAGCTGCAGCGGCATCGCAGGCGATTGCTGCTACACAACAG ATGCAACAGGGGCGTCGCACAGCCAGTCTCAAAGCGAGCTACGAGGCCATCAATGCATCCCTTCAGAGTCTCACATCGAGAGAGTTCACAATGGGTTCGAAGGATATTGGATCTCTCACTTCactaacaccaccaccaccaaccttAGCACAAACACCTCCAGCACACTCACCTGCACCGGAGACAAAGAGGTCATCAAAAAA ACAAAGTTCCCGAACGAGCCACCAGGCAGCGGTGGTGGCAATGGAACAGCCTGtagtagcagacgattctggcgatTCCTCATTACTGGACGAAGGTGGTGCCAGCGGGCTGGATTGGAACTGTGATCCCAACGAGCCGAGATACTGTATCTGTAATCAGGTCTCCTATGGAGACATGGTTGCCTGCGACAATGACGAT TGCCCGTTTGAATGGTTCCACTACCCATGTGTTGGAATCTCTCAACCCCCCAAAGGAAAGTGGTTCTGTCCCCAATGTACCTCTTCTATGAAGAGAAGGGGACGTAAAGAGAGGTGA
- the LOC135399250 gene encoding inhibitor of growth protein 3-like isoform X2 yields MLYLEDYLEMIEHLPQELRDRFTEMREMDLQVQNAMDSLDERVKQFFANVKKMKPEQREQDFDKIRQDYYKALEDADEKVQIANQIYDLVDRYLRRLDQELQKFKMELEADNAGITEILERRSLELDKPPPATNNVKSEKRKYTSSGLSSSSLPPEKRQATDRPILEGSLGGTGGISGARGALAASLGASQASPAVAVQPLAAAVSPAPVSQVASERLLVPSPALGYSLGSGSNAIAAAASQAIAATQQMQQGRRTASLKASYEAINASLQSLTSREFTMGSKDIGSLTSLTPPPPTLAQTPPAHSPAPETKRSSKKQSSRTSHQAAVVAMEQPVVADDSGDSSLLDEGGASGLDWNCDPNEPRYCICNQVSYGDMVACDNDDCPFEWFHYPCVGISQPPKGKWFCPQCTSSMKRRGRKER; encoded by the exons ATGTTGTACTTGGAAGATTACCTGGAGa TGATCGAACATCTTCCACAAGAACTTCGTGACCGATTTACAGAGATGAGAGAAATGGATCTACAAGTTCAAA ATGCTATGGACAGCCTGGACGAACGTGTCAAACAGTTCTTTGCCAACGTCAAGAAAATGAAACCCGAACAGAGGGAGCAAGATTTTGACAAGATAAGACAG gACTACTACAAGGCGCTAGAAGATGCGGACGAAAAAGTACAAATAGCCAACCAGATCTACGATCTG GTGGACAGATACTTAAGGCGGTTAGACCAAGAACTGCAGAAATTCAAAATGGAACTGGAAGCGGACAATGCGGGCATTACGGAAATTTTAGAAAGGC GCTCCTTGGAGCTCGACAAGCCGCCACCTGCCACCAACAACGTCAAGTCTGAGA AACGGAAGTACACGTCATCAGGTTTGAGCAGTTCATCGCTACCTCCAGAAAAGAGGCAAGCAACGGACAGACCAATCCTAGAAGGTTCCTTGGGTGGCACGGGGGGAATATCAGGGGCCAGGGGTGCACTGGCAGCGTCACTGGGGGCATCTCAAGCCAGTCCAGCTGTCGCGGTGCAGCCGCTGGCAGCTGCAGTGTCACCCGCTCCCGTTTCCCAGGTGGCATCAGAGAGGCTTCTGGTTCCTTCTCCCGCTCTTGGCTACAGCTTGGGATCAGGCAGCAACGCAATAGCTGCAGCGGCATCGCAGGCGATTGCTGCTACACAACAG ATGCAACAGGGGCGTCGCACAGCCAGTCTCAAAGCGAGCTACGAGGCCATCAATGCATCCCTTCAGAGTCTCACATCGAGAGAGTTCACAATGGGTTCGAAGGATATTGGATCTCTCACTTCactaacaccaccaccaccaaccttAGCACAAACACCTCCAGCACACTCACCTGCACCGGAGACAAAGAGGTCATCAAAAAA ACAAAGTTCCCGAACGAGCCACCAGGCAGCGGTGGTGGCAATGGAACAGCCTGtagtagcagacgattctggcgatTCCTCATTACTGGACGAAGGTGGTGCCAGCGGGCTGGATTGGAACTGTGATCCCAACGAGCCGAGATACTGTATCTGTAATCAGGTCTCCTATGGAGACATGGTTGCCTGCGACAATGACGAT TGCCCGTTTGAATGGTTCCACTACCCATGTGTTGGAATCTCTCAACCCCCCAAAGGAAAGTGGTTCTGTCCCCAATGTACCTCTTCTATGAAGAGAAGGGGACGTAAAGAGAGGTGA